A region from the Lates calcarifer isolate ASB-BC8 linkage group LG2, TLL_Latcal_v3, whole genome shotgun sequence genome encodes:
- the LOC108897687 gene encoding protein NLRC3-like isoform X20 — MESDQSKEQSSVFRNEPGTSDRKKKKKEKKRRKDVIIAKGQYHTLRAESPVSSCLSMKSDQSKEQSLYFRNEPGTSDTEGQYHTLRAESPVSSCLSMKSDQSKEQSLYFRNEPGTSDTEGQYHTLRAESPVSSCLSMKSDQSKEQSLYFRNEPGTSDTEGQYHTLRAESPVSSCLSMKSDQSKEQSLYFRNEPGTSDTEGQYHTLRAESPVSSCLSMKSDQSKEQSLYFRNEPGTSDTEGQYHTLRAESPVSSCLSMKSDQSKEQSLYFRNEPGTSDREKKKKEKKERSTDLLFVKKKKNKKDVSVEEQPSCCALCQDVLKDPVSTSCGHWFCRQCITSSGDSLCPHCGQGPRTRPGLQKASHTSTPVQTDSGLQEVLDEHKISLRRRCECVTEGTDEKGGQILLNRIYTELYITEGQSEEVNTQHEVRQLETISKMKTHHDAPIRFHDIFKALPDQQSQIRVVLTNGVAGVGKTFTVQKFTLDWAESLQNQDVSLLVLLSFRELNLIRDEQYSLLMLLHIFHPTLQKVTAEKLAVCKVLFIFDGLDESRLSLDFNNTKVVSDVTQKSSVNELLTNLIQGNLLPSAFIWITSRPAAANQIPTSCVDRVTEVRGFTDPQKDEYFRKRFSDEELSRRTISHIKASRSLHIMCQIPVFCWITATVLEHILTTEQRGELPKTLTGLYSHFLLVQTKKKRVKYGEGHEKSPQDLTEADREVLLKLGRLAFEHLEKGNIMFYQEDLEQCGLNVTEALVYSGICTEIFKRKYVILQKAVFCFVHLSIQEFLAAIYMLDCYTSRKTEILEGFLEKDYKLFDANPKQWKGNRDSYDTSLDILLRWAMEKSLNSKNGHLDLFVRFLHGLSLESNQILLGGLLDQTDNSPEIVQKAINNLKEMNISNISPDRSINIFHCLVEMNDHSVYQEIQEFLKSETRSKRLSVFHCSALAYMLQMSEEVLDELDLKKYNTSVEGRQRLIPAVRNCRKALMNDCNLSEISCTSLVSILKSNPSHLRELELSGNDLHDSGVEELCGFLRSPDCKLETLRLKSCSLSEISCSFLASALKSNPSHMRVLDLSGNYLKDSGVKELCDFLKSPDCSLETLSLSEINCASLDSALKFSFSCLRVLELSGNDLKDSGVKELCGFLRSPDCKLKTLRLNDCSLSETNCASLASALKSNPSHLRELELRGNKLQDSGVEELCVFLRTPDCRLEALRLSRCGLSETNCASLASALKSNPSHLRELELTKSNVQDPGVKELCGFLESPDCRLEILKLRSCSLSEISCASLASALKSNPSHLRSLELSENSLKDSDLKELSELVKSPHCRLERLGWKW; from the exons atggAGAGTGACCAGTCCAAAGAAcaatcttcagtcttcagaaaTGAGCCTGGAAcctcagacagaaagaagaaaaagaaggagaagaagaggaggaaggatgtCATAATCGCCAA aggtcAGTACCACACGctgagagcagagtctccagtatccagctgtctgtctatgaagagtgaccaGTCCAAAGAACAATCTCTATACTTCAGAAATGAGCCTGGAACCTCAGATACAGA aggtcAGTACCACACGctgagagcagagtctccagtatccagctgtctgtctatgaagagtgaccaGTCCAAAGAACAATCTCTATACTTCAGAAATGAGCCTGGAACCTCAGATACAGA aggtcAGTACCACACGctgagagcagagtctccagtatccagctgtctgtctatgaagagtgaccaGTCCAAAGAACAATCTCTATACTTCAGAAATGAGCCTGGAACCTCAGATACAGA aggtcAGTACCACACGctgagagcagagtctccagtatccagctgtctgtctatgaagagtgaccaGTCCAAAGAACAATCTCTATACTTCAGAAATGAGCCTGGAACCTCAGATACAGA aggtcAGTACCACACGctgagagcagagtctccagtatccagctgtctgtctatgaagagtgaccaGTCCAAAGAACAATCTCTATACTTCAGAAATGAGCCTGGAACCTCAGATACAGA aggtcAGTACCACACGctgagagcagagtctccagtatccagctgtctgtctatgaagagtgaccaGTCCAAAGAACAATCTCTATACTTCAGAAATGAGCCTGGAacctcagacagagagaagaagaagaaggagaagaaggagaggagcaCAGATCTTTTATTTGTCAA aaagaagaagaacaagaaggaTGTTTCTGTGGAGGAACAGCCGTCCTGCTGTGCTTTGTGTCAGGACGTCCTCAAGGACCCAGTCTCTACCAGCTGTGGACACTGGTTCTGCAGACAGTGCATCACCTCATCAGGAGACTCCCTCTGTCCTCATTGTGGACAAGGACCCAGAACAAGACCTGGACTGCAGAAAGCCAGTCACACCAGTACACCTGTACAAA cagatagtggtctgcaggaggttttagatgaacataagatcagtctgaggaggagatgtgaatgtgtgactgAAGGAACCGATGAAAAAGGAGGTCAAATCCTTCTCAACAGaatctacactgagctctacatcacagaaggacagagtgaagaggttaatacccaacatgaggtTAGGCAGCTTGAGACGATTTCCAAGATGAAGACCCACCATGACGCTCCAATCAGGTTCcatgacatctttaaagccttaccTGATCAACAGAGTCAGATCAGAGTCGTTCTGACAAACGGTGTCGCTGGAGTTGGGAAAACCTTCACagtgcagaagttcactctAGACTGGGCAGAAAGTTTGCaaaaccaagatgtcagtctgctggttctgctttcaTTCAGGGAactgaacctgatcagagatgagcagtacagtcttctcatgctgcttcacattttccatccaacattacagaaagtcacagcagagaagctggctgtctgtaaagttttgtttatctttgacggcctggatgaaagcagactttcatTGGATTTCAACAACACCAAGGTTGTGTCTGAtgtcacacagaagtcatcagtcaacgagctgctgacaaacctcatccaggggaatctgcttccctcTGCCTTCATCTGGATAACATCccgacctgcagcagccaatcagatccctacttcatgtgttgacagggtaacagaagtacgaggcttcactgacccacagaaggacgagtacttcaggaagagattcagtgatgaagagctgtccagAAGAACCATCTCACACATTAAGGCATCCAGGAGCCTTCATATCATGTGTCaaatcccagtcttctgctggatcactgctacagttctggagcacatattgactacagagcagagaggagagctgcccaagaccctgactggcctgtactcacacttcctgctggtccagacaaagaagaagagggtAAAGTATGGTGAGGGACATGAGAAGAGTCCACAGGATCTGACAGAGGCTGACAGAGAAGTTCTCctgaagctggggaggctggcgtttgaacatctggaaaaaggaaacatcatgttctaccaagaagacctggagcagtgtggtcttAATGTCacagaggccttggtgtactcaggaatttgtacagagatcttcaaaagaAAGTATGTGATTTTGCAGAAAGCAGTCttctgctttgttcatctgagtattcaggagtttctggctgcaaTCTACATGTTAGACTGTTACACCAGTAGGAAGACAGAGATACTGGAGGGCTTCCTGGAGAAAGACTACAAACTCTTTGACGCAAACCCTAAACAATGGAAAGGAAACAGGGATAGCTATGACACATCTCTGGATATCCTGCTGAGGTGGGCCATGGAGAAGTCCCTCAACAGTAAAAATGGtcacctggacctgtttgttcgCTTCCTCCATGGCCTCTCTCTAGAGTCCAACCAAATACTTTTAGGAGGCTTGTTGGATCAGACAGACAACAGTCCAGAAATTGTCCAGAAAgccatcaacaacctgaaggagatgaatatttctaacatttctcctgacagaagcatcaacatcttccactgtctggTCGAGATGAATGACCACTCAGTATATCAGGAGATCCAGgagttcctgaagtcagagacCAGATCAAAGAGACTCTCTGTGTTCCActgctcagctctggcctacatgctgcagatgtcagaggaggttctggatgaaTTGGACCTGAAGAAATACAATACATCAGTGGAGGGGCGACAGAGACTGATCCCTgctgtgaggaactgcagaaAGGCTCT aaTGAACGACTGCAATTTGTCAGAGATAAGCTGTACTTCTCTGGTCTCAATTCTGAAGTCCAACCcttcccatctgagagaactggaaCTGAGTGGAAATGACCTGCATGATTCGGGAGTGGAAGAGTTGTGTGGGTTTCTGAGGAGCCCAGACTGTaaactggagactctgag ATTGaagtcctgcagtttgtcagagatcagctgttcctttctggcctcagctctgaagtctAACCCCTCCCACATGAGAGTGCTGGATCTGAGTGGAAACTACCttaaggattcaggagtgaaagAGCTGTGTGATTTTCTgaagagtccagactgtagtCTGGAGACCCTGAG tttgtcagagatcaaCTGTGCTTCTCTGGACTCGGCTCTGAAGTTCAGCTTCTCCTGTCTGAGAGTGCTAGAGCTGAGTGGAAATGATCtaaaggattcaggagtgaaggagctgtgtgggtTTCTGAGGAGTCCAGACTGTAAACTGAAGACTCTGAG ATTGAATGACTGTAGTTTGTCGGAGACCAACTgtgcttctctggcctcagctctgaagtccaacccttcccatctgagagagctggagctaAGAGgaaacaagctgcaggattcaggagtggaagagctgtgtgtttttttgaggactccagactgtagacttgaggctctgag ACTGAGTCGCTGTGGTTTATCAGAGACCAACTgtgcttctctggcctcagctcttaAGTCCAACCCCTcacatctgagagaactggagcTGACAAAAAGCAATGTGCAGGATccaggagtgaaggagctgtgtggttttttGGAGAGTCCAGACTGTCGACTGGAGATTCTGAA attgaggtcctgcagtttgtcagagatcagttGTGCTTCtttggcctcagctctgaagtccaacccctcccacctGAGAAGCCTGGAGCTGAGTGAAAACAGCTTGAAGGATTCAGACCTGAAGGAGCTGTCTGAGCTTGTGAAGAGTCCACACTGTAGACTGGAGAGACTGGG CTGGAAGTGGTGA
- the LOC108897687 gene encoding protein NLRC3-like isoform X17, which yields MESDQSKEQSSVFRNEPGTSDRKKKKKEKKRRKDVIIAKGQYHTLRAESPVSSCLSMKSDQSKEQSLYFRNEPGTSDTEGQYHTLRAESPVSSCLSMKSDQSKEQSLYFRNEPGTSDTEGQYHTLRAESPVSSCLSMKSDQSKEQSLYFRNEPGTSDTEGQYHTLRAESPVSSCLSMKSDQSKEQSLYFRNEPGTSDRKKKKKEKKRRKDVVIAKGQYHTLRAESPVSSCLSMKSDQSKEQSLYFRNEPGTSDTEGQYHTLRAESPVSSCLSMKSDQSKEQSLYFRNEPGTSDREKKKKEKKERSTDLLFVKKKKNKKDVSVEEQPSCCALCQDVLKDPVSTSCGHWFCRQCITSSGDSLCPHCGQGPRTRPGLQKASHTSTPVQTDSGLQEVLDEHKISLRRRCECVTEGTDEKGGQILLNRIYTELYITEGQSEEVNTQHEVRQLETISKMKTHHDAPIRFHDIFKALPDQQSQIRVVLTNGVAGVGKTFTVQKFTLDWAESLQNQDVSLLVLLSFRELNLIRDEQYSLLMLLHIFHPTLQKVTAEKLAVCKVLFIFDGLDESRLSLDFNNTKVVSDVTQKSSVNELLTNLIQGNLLPSAFIWITSRPAAANQIPTSCVDRVTEVRGFTDPQKDEYFRKRFSDEELSRRTISHIKASRSLHIMCQIPVFCWITATVLEHILTTEQRGELPKTLTGLYSHFLLVQTKKKRVKYGEGHEKSPQDLTEADREVLLKLGRLAFEHLEKGNIMFYQEDLEQCGLNVTEALVYSGICTEIFKRKYVILQKAVFCFVHLSIQEFLAAIYMLDCYTSRKTEILEGFLEKDYKLFDANPKQWKGNRDSYDTSLDILLRWAMEKSLNSKNGHLDLFVRFLHGLSLESNQILLGGLLDQTDNSPEIVQKAINNLKEMNISNISPDRSINIFHCLVEMNDHSVYQEIQEFLKSETRSKRLSVFHCSALAYMLQMSEEVLDELDLKKYNTSVEGRQRLIPAVRNCRKALMNDCNLSEISCTSLVSILKSNPSHLRELELSGNDLHDSGVEELCGFLRSPDCKLETLRLKSCSLSEISCSFLASALKSNPSHMRVLDLSGNYLKDSGVKELCDFLKSPDCSLETLSLSEINCASLDSALKFSFSCLRVLELSGNDLKDSGVKELCGFLRSPDCKLKTLRLNDCSLSETNCASLASALKSNPSHLRELELRGNKLQDSGVEELCVFLRTPDCRLEALRLSRCGLSETNCASLASALKSNPSHLRELELTKSNVQDPGVKELCGFLESPDCRLEILKLRSCSLSEISCASLASALKSNPSHLRSLELSENSLKDSDLKELSELVKSPHCRLERLGWKW from the exons atggAGAGTGACCAGTCCAAAGAAcaatcttcagtcttcagaaaTGAGCCTGGAAcctcagacagaaagaagaaaaagaaggagaagaagaggaggaaggatgtCATAATCGCCAA aggtcAGTACCACACGctgagagcagagtctccagtatccagctgtctgtctatgaagagtgaccaGTCCAAAGAACAATCTCTATACTTCAGAAATGAGCCTGGAACCTCAGATACAGA aggtcAGTACCACACGctgagagcagagtctccagtatccagctgtctgtctatgaagagtgaccaGTCCAAAGAACAATCTCTATACTTCAGAAATGAGCCTGGAACCTCAGATACAGA aggtcAGTACCACACGctgagagcagagtctccagtatccagctgtctgtctatgaagagtgaccaGTCCAAAGAACAATCTCTATACTTCAGAAATGAGCCTGGAACCTCAGATACAGA aggtcAGTACCACACGctgagagcagagtctccagtatccagctgtctgtctatgaagagtgaccaGTCCAAAGAACAATCTCTATACTTCAGAAATGAGCCTGGAAcctcagacagaaagaagaaaaagaaggagaagaagaggaggaaggatgtCGTAATCGCCAA aggtcAGTACCACACGctgagagcagagtctccagtatccagctgtctgtctatgaagagtgaccaGTCCAAAGAACAATCTCTATACTTCAGAAATGAGCCTGGAACCTCAGATACAGA aggtcAGTACCACACGctgagagcagagtctccagtatccagctgtctgtctatgaagagtgaccaGTCCAAAGAACAATCTCTATACTTCAGAAATGAGCCTGGAacctcagacagagagaagaagaagaaggagaagaaggagaggagcaCAGATCTTTTATTTGTCAA aaagaagaagaacaagaaggaTGTTTCTGTGGAGGAACAGCCGTCCTGCTGTGCTTTGTGTCAGGACGTCCTCAAGGACCCAGTCTCTACCAGCTGTGGACACTGGTTCTGCAGACAGTGCATCACCTCATCAGGAGACTCCCTCTGTCCTCATTGTGGACAAGGACCCAGAACAAGACCTGGACTGCAGAAAGCCAGTCACACCAGTACACCTGTACAAA cagatagtggtctgcaggaggttttagatgaacataagatcagtctgaggaggagatgtgaatgtgtgactgAAGGAACCGATGAAAAAGGAGGTCAAATCCTTCTCAACAGaatctacactgagctctacatcacagaaggacagagtgaagaggttaatacccaacatgaggtTAGGCAGCTTGAGACGATTTCCAAGATGAAGACCCACCATGACGCTCCAATCAGGTTCcatgacatctttaaagccttaccTGATCAACAGAGTCAGATCAGAGTCGTTCTGACAAACGGTGTCGCTGGAGTTGGGAAAACCTTCACagtgcagaagttcactctAGACTGGGCAGAAAGTTTGCaaaaccaagatgtcagtctgctggttctgctttcaTTCAGGGAactgaacctgatcagagatgagcagtacagtcttctcatgctgcttcacattttccatccaacattacagaaagtcacagcagagaagctggctgtctgtaaagttttgtttatctttgacggcctggatgaaagcagactttcatTGGATTTCAACAACACCAAGGTTGTGTCTGAtgtcacacagaagtcatcagtcaacgagctgctgacaaacctcatccaggggaatctgcttccctcTGCCTTCATCTGGATAACATCccgacctgcagcagccaatcagatccctacttcatgtgttgacagggtaacagaagtacgaggcttcactgacccacagaaggacgagtacttcaggaagagattcagtgatgaagagctgtccagAAGAACCATCTCACACATTAAGGCATCCAGGAGCCTTCATATCATGTGTCaaatcccagtcttctgctggatcactgctacagttctggagcacatattgactacagagcagagaggagagctgcccaagaccctgactggcctgtactcacacttcctgctggtccagacaaagaagaagagggtAAAGTATGGTGAGGGACATGAGAAGAGTCCACAGGATCTGACAGAGGCTGACAGAGAAGTTCTCctgaagctggggaggctggcgtttgaacatctggaaaaaggaaacatcatgttctaccaagaagacctggagcagtgtggtcttAATGTCacagaggccttggtgtactcaggaatttgtacagagatcttcaaaagaAAGTATGTGATTTTGCAGAAAGCAGTCttctgctttgttcatctgagtattcaggagtttctggctgcaaTCTACATGTTAGACTGTTACACCAGTAGGAAGACAGAGATACTGGAGGGCTTCCTGGAGAAAGACTACAAACTCTTTGACGCAAACCCTAAACAATGGAAAGGAAACAGGGATAGCTATGACACATCTCTGGATATCCTGCTGAGGTGGGCCATGGAGAAGTCCCTCAACAGTAAAAATGGtcacctggacctgtttgttcgCTTCCTCCATGGCCTCTCTCTAGAGTCCAACCAAATACTTTTAGGAGGCTTGTTGGATCAGACAGACAACAGTCCAGAAATTGTCCAGAAAgccatcaacaacctgaaggagatgaatatttctaacatttctcctgacagaagcatcaacatcttccactgtctggTCGAGATGAATGACCACTCAGTATATCAGGAGATCCAGgagttcctgaagtcagagacCAGATCAAAGAGACTCTCTGTGTTCCActgctcagctctggcctacatgctgcagatgtcagaggaggttctggatgaaTTGGACCTGAAGAAATACAATACATCAGTGGAGGGGCGACAGAGACTGATCCCTgctgtgaggaactgcagaaAGGCTCT aaTGAACGACTGCAATTTGTCAGAGATAAGCTGTACTTCTCTGGTCTCAATTCTGAAGTCCAACCcttcccatctgagagaactggaaCTGAGTGGAAATGACCTGCATGATTCGGGAGTGGAAGAGTTGTGTGGGTTTCTGAGGAGCCCAGACTGTaaactggagactctgag ATTGaagtcctgcagtttgtcagagatcagctgttcctttctggcctcagctctgaagtctAACCCCTCCCACATGAGAGTGCTGGATCTGAGTGGAAACTACCttaaggattcaggagtgaaagAGCTGTGTGATTTTCTgaagagtccagactgtagtCTGGAGACCCTGAG tttgtcagagatcaaCTGTGCTTCTCTGGACTCGGCTCTGAAGTTCAGCTTCTCCTGTCTGAGAGTGCTAGAGCTGAGTGGAAATGATCtaaaggattcaggagtgaaggagctgtgtgggtTTCTGAGGAGTCCAGACTGTAAACTGAAGACTCTGAG ATTGAATGACTGTAGTTTGTCGGAGACCAACTgtgcttctctggcctcagctctgaagtccaacccttcccatctgagagagctggagctaAGAGgaaacaagctgcaggattcaggagtggaagagctgtgtgtttttttgaggactccagactgtagacttgaggctctgag ACTGAGTCGCTGTGGTTTATCAGAGACCAACTgtgcttctctggcctcagctcttaAGTCCAACCCCTcacatctgagagaactggagcTGACAAAAAGCAATGTGCAGGATccaggagtgaaggagctgtgtggttttttGGAGAGTCCAGACTGTCGACTGGAGATTCTGAA attgaggtcctgcagtttgtcagagatcagttGTGCTTCtttggcctcagctctgaagtccaacccctcccacctGAGAAGCCTGGAGCTGAGTGAAAACAGCTTGAAGGATTCAGACCTGAAGGAGCTGTCTGAGCTTGTGAAGAGTCCACACTGTAGACTGGAGAGACTGGG CTGGAAGTGGTGA